Genomic DNA from Gossypium hirsutum isolate 1008001.06 chromosome A01, Gossypium_hirsutum_v2.1, whole genome shotgun sequence:
CAAGACTTGTGTAAGGGGGTTTATTGGATGTCACAAGGTCTTTCACAATGTACTTATTTTTTGGTTTTACCATTAATGGAGTATGACTTGGTTTTGAGAGTATAATGGTTTATGGAGTTTGACCCTATTCTTTGGGGTTTCAATGAGCTCACCATAAAAATTtctctagataaaaataaatatcaattgAATGGGTTGCTTGCAAGTGCAGTTTTTGTCCTTACATGTAAGCAATTTAGCAACGTCTCGACTATTCTTTGCAAGCTTTTACACTATTAATGACTAAAATCTAAACTACAAAGGAGTTGGATATTCACTCACTTAAGTTATCTAGTGATCTTTCATACTTGGTGCTGAAAAATCACATTGTTTTTTTAACTTCTATAAGGGTTTCCACCACTTAAAGTTCAAGATCATCAAATTCATATAAAAGATGAGTCTCAAGTTGTAAAGCTCAGACCTTATAGGTATGTGATGGTGCAAAAAATATTGAGATTGGGAGACTTGTGGAAGAAATGAATGAGGTTAGAGTCATTTAGGATAACACTAATATTATGTTTGGTTGGAGTATTATTTTTTGTCCATGTTTAAGTATATTAGTTAcgaataaattatttcaattggTAATACTTAGTCGCTCTCATAAATTTTTTtgcataaagagaaaaaaaaaatttacttattttgaaGAGATCTTATTTTTTACAAGAGTTTTTACTCATACttctaatttcaagtttacaTTTGTACtaactattctttattttatgcgtaactattataatacatatgtgataaataagTTTTTTCCTCGTATTATTACACTAGTAAACAAACGAGACAAATATAAATCCTTTGCATCACGTTTGTTCttgtgaaaatgaaatataggtATTGGAGAAAGCGTGTGGACTACTAAGAGCTTAACAAATCAATTAACACTTAGGGTGTGTTTGGTTCATTGAGTTTTAGATTATGTCTCGTAATAAGAGTACGGATGGAATGTAAGATTATattgtttgatttattttaactggaatgtaaaatttatgtatttgGTTGACGAAATATAATATTACCttaaaaactaattttattaTATTGCCCAATTTTGTCTTTACAAGTTCTCTTCCTTAAATAGTTTTAGTCTCAGTTTTTCCATAAAactataataacttaataaatttatttatattaaagcTTGGTTTTATCATATCAATTCAACTTTACAACAATTAACCGATCTCTTTGCTTGTTTAAAATTACGACAAGTGACAGGTATCTTTACTTCACATATCATTTTTTATCATAAATCTTTTTCCCAATTAATAATCACtcataaaaataaacatcaattaGAGACTAAAGTGAAATTAAATACGATAAAGGTAATACTCTTTACCCTTCAAATATGTTAAATACAACCGATAAAGTAATTAttctttgttaaaaaaataattattctaaaaGGCTTCACTCACCTCTTaataatgaaacgaaaatttttttatttaagatttttaaaaatatttaaaaaaaaacatatacctATGGAAGATTTAAAAGCTTGAGTTAATGTACAAACAACAAAAGAAGTCAAAGTTTGGTGGTGGTGGGAAGCTTAAACCTTTACACTTTATAAAAGAGTTTATGAGAAATAGATGACGGAATTTAGATATTCGCATAAAAATCAATGCAGTTTTATCCTTGAAGTATAGAGTTGGTCTCCTCTCGTCACTGTTCAATCTCCATAGATGGTATATCACttccaataaatttaaaaaacaaattattaGGTATagtctttttcttaaaatttttgaaaaccctAAATCAAAAGATTTTAATGTGGTTGTtcaaagataaatataaaaaattatagttaGTTTTAATTagatctaaataaaattttaagtgtttaTTGGAAAGTATACTTTGTTAATTAATGATATGGCATGTTATGATATATTGATTGTGCATATAGGACTCATACACAGAGAGTGCATCAATTATAATCTTTTAAtgtaaatgataataaaaatttatttttaagaacaTAGTTATTTTTCGGGATGTGGATTCAAGTGTGCTGAAGCgcaaaaaaaacatatatgatCAGAACAATAAtagattattaaaaatatatataattatttttaaattgaaaatattattaaacaatttaatttcaaattatgatAACATCGTTAAATATTAAGAAATATTACAtaagtgttatgaatatcttattaagtggatgtccatcatgatggagataaagttttggtgtactttaaattctaatagttattagaattagatctctacttcttttatacttcatATGCCTATAAATAGAACTCTGATGAAacattgtaatcatccctttgattaataaagtacattctctattgctttcatattttctttgttctttattctctccaacTCTCTTTATTTtaaacacgttatcagcacgatcttgctcaaagtgatagttcgtcgatcaaatttatccttcatgattttcaatatctttgacggcaagatgcaaagtttttacaGTAAGTTTCTTTTATATAATGTTTCATATTTGagtattatttttcattcttctctTATTATACGTTATCATttttttgattaacttattttactttttgttcttaaggATGATGAAAGATTTGATACCGTTTATCTATATGAAATTGAGAAGTaagattcactctcaaagtttgttttttgatatttgcttggggatgatctatttttcttcattacaaaatatgtttataataactacttctcatccatggtaatgaatgtaacaccctaaacccgacctagatgtcCAGCCCAAGTTTAGAGAGTTACATCATTGATCCTCAAATGCTACACATATAACACAATACTGCTAAACCATACTTCGCATAATAATCATCACAAATATTAGTTAAGTATATAATCTTTCAAAGTCCTACTATCAAAGTTTATCGAACTTTCTAAAATAGCAAATTAAAAAAGATAAGATCTTGGCCGAGCTTCTATGGCGCCGACCTGTTCAAGACTGAGTGCTACCTGCAGTCCAACCAACAATAGAGTGAGTTGTAAACTCAGTGCATAAAGAAGTTTATTCatataaacacatttaccaaaTAGTGTTTGTATTCCAAGATTTGATTTGATACAGAAACATTGCTAGTTCAGATCTTAGACAGAGTGACTCAGGTATAGAAACATATATCAGTTTCATATACAGAACAGATCAGAGTCAGATGCAGATATTCCTAACCTCCCacccgctacacaccatcttcgtccctcccatcacaccatgtggggttaaaaacacctacCCATCTCTACACATCACAAAGTGTTTATCTGACACGTGTACAAAAACATAGCTTAGCTACTAGATTGTAATATGGCGAAACGCCAGAATCAGAGTGAACATATGGTTGCTTAGCCACTAGTTTAGAACAGATCACTTCATTCTTCTTAATATCCCAACCCATACATATGCATAGAACCAATATCCACAAGTAGATAGTACAACTCAATATCAGACTAAATATCACAGTGTATGTACGATATATAATTCATGCAAAGATCATCAGTTCAGACCATTCATACCATTGAAACATCAAAACCAGCTTTAGGTAACATTTACGGCCTCAAAAATGTATTTAGGCCCTTTTATGTACACCACATCGcctggacacacggtcgtgtctttccCCATGTGGTTTTCACGGCCTgggtacacgcccatgtccctgacCGTGTGGTCTTATaccacaaacagtgagttacacggcccaaacacacacccgtgtccttggCCATGTGGTCTTATaccataaacagtgagttacacgacccagacacatgcccgtgtccgtTGCCCGTCAGAACCCTGCACTAATATAgctacacacggcctagacacacacccacgTGCCTTGCTCGTATAGCCTCAAGTCaatgaacagtgagttacacgatcacccacacggcttggacacacgcccgtgtggcatcgacagccaCCATTTCTGGTGACCGAAACTTACAAAATTTATGGTTTCCAGTACGTATCTAGTTTCACTTTGACGGAAAACAATGCAGAGACTACCCAGAACCTAATTAACCATCCAATAATCAATTAAACCATCATTTTCaataatttactaaaattcaTCCTACTGTCAAGATCATGTCGAAAGTTTCGATGCAACCCCAACTTAATTCGCATACTTACTGCGCACGAAACAGAGGAAAACAGGCTAACGCAGCGGAATAATGTCTCTTGTAATATCATTTCCTAAAACAACCAATCAAGGGTTTAAACAGAACGTTCAAGCAAACGAGAAAAAATCCCATTTCGACATAATAGTGTTAACACAATGAAACTCACAAAACGAAGCATATAATGATGGAACTTACACAATAATCGCACGGGCAATGAAAAATTCCCAATTAATGTAGAATCAAATAtcgtaaaaagaaaaaagaaaagaaaagaaaaaccaaaaaaaaacttagaaaaaaaagaagaaacgaTAGAATTTCTTCAAACTATTTGAAGTTAACCACCATTCCACCTTTCgacatttgcaaaaaaaaaaatcctaatgcATATAATGAGACTTGAACTCAGAACTAGATAGAATATAGATagatgcttaaccagtgaactagcaggctcattcttaaCACCAATTTACCCAAAATTGCACTTAACTACATAACACACAAATAAAggttattctttaaaaataacaaaGCTTTAAAACGATGTAACTCGAACCCTAGACCTTAAATAAAAAAGTAGAGAATAGAACCAGAgatataattattgaaaattctcacgattaaattcttaaaatttttgggcgttacaactctctccccctaaaataaattttgacctcgaaattttacctgagcCAAACAAATACGGATACAACCGGCAAATTGAttcttcaggttcccacgtggcttcctcagtacCATGGTTCCGCCACCGAACTTTTACTAGAGGAACAATTTTCTTCCTCAGTACCTTAAAATCACGTCCCAAGATCTGGACAGGTTCCTCTCCGAATGTTAAATCCGATCGCAATTCGATCTCATCGATAGTAACAATATGTGACAGATCTGACCGATACTGTCTCAGCATTGAGACacgaaacacatcatgaatttgaTCCAACTCTGGCGGTAATTCTAACTGGTGTGTAACGAGTCCGACATGCTTTAAGATAttgtaaggcccaatgaacctcatGATCAGCTTTCCCTTGCGTCCAAATCAGAGGACCTATTTCCACAGTGATACACTCACGAAAACTTGATCACCAACAAAAAAActctttgccttttctttttaaatcaacaTAGGACTTTTGTTGATCATATGCAGCTTTAAGACGGTCCCACATTACCCTCACAGTGTTTTAAGTTTCAGCAACTAACTCAGGACCTAAATCCAATCTTCACTTATTTCTATCCAACATAACAAAATACGGCacctacgaccatacaaagcttcgtatggtgccatctgaatactagactgaaagctattattgtatacAAACCCAACCAACAGTAAATACTCCTCCTAGCTACCTCAGAATTCTATCACGCAACCCCGAAGCATATCCTCTAGGATCTGAATAACTCACTCCGACTGTCGGTCGGCCTAAGGGCGGTATGCAGTGTTGAAATTAAGTTGGGTGCCTAAAGTCTCATGGagtttcttccagaaccgagacgtaaatcgtggatctctatcagagatGATTGAGACTGGGAttctgtgtaatctcacaatttcggTAATGTATAGTTTAGCTAACTTCTGTAAGGAGTAATCTATTTTGATGGGTATAAAttgggccgatttggtcaatcgatcaacGACGACCCAagattgaatctttcttagtgggggTTAAAGGCAACCCattaacaaaatccattgttacccACTCCCACTTCTACTAAGGAATCTTAACTAACTAAAGCAATCCAGAGGGCAACTAATGTTCTACCTTAACCTTTTGACACGTCAGACAGTGGGACACAAAAGTGACTACTTCCTATTTCAGCCCAAACCACCGATAGAGCTCTCAAAGATCCCGCTACATTTCGTTCCcaccaagatgcatagcatagggCCTACTATGCGCCTCCTAAAGGATTGATCGCATTAATTCTTTATCATTAGTACAAAAATCTGACCTTTGAAGCACAACACATTATCATTGTTCAAGCTAAAATTGGAAGTCTCATTCGAATCAACATGTTGCAAACGCTGAACTAAGGACTCATCGCTCAACTGTTTAGCTCAAATCTGCTCTACCCAAATTGGTTTAACCTGTAATTCTATTAATAGCCCCCCATCTTCAACTAAACTCAGGCGAGCTAACATTGCTCTCAGGTCAGTCACCACTCTACGTATAAGGACATCAGCTACCATATTAGCCTTGCCCGGATGGTACTCTCTCgtgcaatcataatctttaagtaaCTCAACCCATCTGCACTATTGAAGATTTAACTCTTTTTGAGTTAACAAatatttgagactcttatgatcggtgtaaataatacacctttcaccatacagataatgtctcTAGATTTTCAGAGCAAACACTACCATGGCCAACTCAAGATCCTATCTAGGATAGTTACCTTAATGTTTCTTAAGTTGCCATGACACGTAAGCGATAACCTTATtgtcttgcattagaacacatcctaacccgacatgtgatgcatcactatataccACACACTCTCGACCTGATTCTGGTTGAAGTAAAGTAGGAGCTTGTGTTAGAACGGACTTGAGCTTATCGAAACTAGACCATTGTGCCTTAGACCACAAGAATGGAGCATTCTTACACAGCAATTTCGTCAGAGGTAATGCAATTAAAGAAAATCCTTTGAAGAACCTACGGTAGTAACCGGCTAAACCTAGGAAGCTATGAAGCTCAGATACATTTTTTGGTTGTTTCCAGTCAACAACAGCTATTATTTTTTTGAGATCAACTCTTATCCCCTCAGCCatcaccacatgacccaaaaaagtGGCTTCctataaccaaaactcacatttactgaacttggcatacaactatttttctcagATTATCTAAAGTACAATGCAAAAATGGTCATCATGCTCAGTTTTAGTTTTAGAGTagatcagaatatcatcgataaaaaccactaaaaatttatccaagtacggttgaaaagcccgattcattaaatccataaacaccgctgGGGCATTTGTTAAACTGAAAAGCATTACCAGGAACTCGAAATGTTCGTAACGAGTCCTTAAAGCAGTTTAGTACACATCAGTCTCTTTGACCTTGAGCTATTTACTCTATATAGAATTTAGCGAAGCTCTACATATCTaaaattgtaagattgcatggggttccagtgttgattatttctgatagggatcctcgctttacatctcaattctggaagaaattacacaaagctttgggttcgagattggacttcagtactccgttccatccttagaccgatggtcagtctgagagggtCATCCAGATATTGGAGGATATGCTTTGGAGTTGTGTGAtcgattttcgaggtagttgggaggattatctgccgctagcggagttcgcctacaataacagtttccaagcGAGTATTCAAACGGCACCTTATGAGGccctgtatggtcgtaagtgtcgcactctgCTATGTTAGACTGAATTGGGTAAACGtcgagttttgggtcctgagttagtTTCTAAGACTAAGGATAAGGTTAGACTAATTCGGGATCGTCTGAAAGCGGCCTCCGAcagacagaaatcatatgtagaTATGAGGAGGCGTGAAATTAAGTATTCTGTGGAGGATTTCATGTTTCttaaggtttttccatggaagaagatattgaggtttgatcataagggcaagctaagccctagaTTTATTAGGCCGTATAAGATTCTAAAACGCGTAAGACCAGTTTcctatcagttggagttaccccCTAAACTGGACtatattcataatgtgtttcacgtcttGATATTGAGACGGAACCGTTCTGATCCATCCTATATTGTCTCGGTTGAGGAGATCAAGGTTAGGCCGGACTTGACCTCtgaggaggagccggttcagatcttagatcgagatgttaaggttctaagaaggaagtccattccattagtgaaggtgctgtggcagaatcatagcactgaggagacCACATGGGAGCTTGAGGACTCGATGCATCAGctgtatcctcatctgttctaatcaggtaaatttcgaggttgaaatttcttttggagggtagagttgtaacgcccaaaatttttatttttacttttgtgAAAATCTGACACAACTATGTATCTACTtctgtggttaagtgttctgggtgtgtgtgagaggttccaagttcaagccctagcttgggcaaattttgttattttggggAAGTAAGCCCTATCTCTattcagtgggcttatatttaattatctgtaactccatatcagaatgagcttgctggtttgagtggtaagggtGTTGGAGTGTTGGAGGTCGGTCTTGTGTTTGAATGCTTATGCGGGCATGTATGATATTTTTGTTTCGATTGTCTGAGAGTGTTTGGGTTAAGGTAGAATTCTGAAATGGGTGGCTGAGGATGAGAGAATAGTGGGGAGTTGGGCTATTGGAGAgttatcaaaattattttcttcatctttttttttcaaagattTGGTTTCTCTCTAAAGCAAAAATCTAATGttggttttctttttccttgCGTTTTCTGTCTTTTGGCGATTCCCTCTTTTACTCTCTATTTTTGGTCAATTTAGTTTTCAATCGCGATATTTCAATTTTTAGAGTTCTTGGGgattggtaagttttggtaagtgGTCTCTGTTAGATCTCTTATCTGTTGGCGTGAAGGTTCTTAAAggggttttaatttttgtaagGTTACGTTGGAGAAGGCGGTGCGGTTGTGGATTTCATTTCAACGGATTGAATTGGGCGTGCAACCGTTTTAGTTAACGGTAAGTATGTGAGCACTTTGCTCGATTTAGTATTTTAGTGATGCAATTCGTTGATTAAAAGGTGTTCGGTACTCTGATTTTATGTTTTGGAAGGCTCGGGATAATTTTCGCATCAAATTGATACCAGATGTGTACCCGAAATGTAGAAAACAAGGTTTTGACAAAAACTAAAAAAGGCCATTatcgacaccacacgggcgtatgatcACCCATGTAGTAGGTCGTGTGAGATGACACGGCCTTGTTATCGACAAAGGCATGGTATTGCGCAACACACGGTCTTGTGATGGCTCGAATGTAGTCGTGCGGGCCACACAGACTAGGCCAAGACGggcatgtgagccacacggacaTGTAGGCCCAAACGggcatgccacacgggcgtgtcgattatttgggccaggccatgtgatccacacgggcaaggccaagctagccgtgtgggccacacgggcaaggccaagctagccgtgtgggccacacgggcaggccataCAAGCATATAGGCCCATTCTACTGAAATTTTTCATAGGGTCGCACGGGTCGTTCTAATCAACTGTGGGCCTATCGTAGGGTCGGTAAATGCTATCTAACCCTAAATTTTATGTGATCTGATAGTCTAAAATCTATTCAGAGTTTGGTATTATTATGCTAGGTGAATATCTGTTATCTGTTATTTAATGCATGTCAAACATGATATATACATTAATTTTGTATACATGTTATGTTATCTGATATTGGGGATAGGTTGatgtatattggaggaagtgCTCTAAAAGGCATTTTTgcgcctattatct
This window encodes:
- the LOC107917305 gene encoding uncharacterized protein, whose product is MRFIGPYNILKHVGLVTHQLELPPELDQIHDVFRVSMLRQYRSDLSHIVTIDEIELRSDLTFGEEPVQILGRDFKVLRKKIVPLVKVRWRNHGTEEATWEPEESICRLYPYLFGSGNDITRDIIPLR